The Coffea arabica cultivar ET-39 chromosome 2c, Coffea Arabica ET-39 HiFi, whole genome shotgun sequence genome includes the window AGGCTAGAATTTTACGACTCCCTCCTTCCCAAGGATAAAACTCAAAAAACAAACAACTTCTCTAAGCAAAAATCTACAATAAACTCTTTAGCAAACAACATGGAACTGTAGCTCACGTATAAGGTGCAATTGCCTATACAAACTCAGAGAATCACTACaaggaaaaaagggaagaagaccTTCTTAAAGTGGAGCTTGGCAGATGCTTTGGCATTAAACCTTGCTGATATGTTGCTCAATTAAAAATCTAAAAGCTAATCATGattcaaacaaacaaaatcaaCCTCCAACAACGTATCCCCGAAGATCTTTGCACTATGTAAAAATTCTTCCACAAAACTGTTGTCTGAAGTGTATATAAACTGCTTACAACCTGCCAAAACCATATGCTCTAGAAGCTTGTATTACAAGTTTGCCAGGTTTAGTTTAAGAGCATGACAATCTAATCCTAGACTCGTAAAAGTTATAGCAGATGAATGTGCAAATTATGTGTGAACATGTAATATGCAGATTAATCTCTCGTGATTTGCTTTCTTAAGTCCAGAACACCTTAGCAAGTAAGCGATTTGGTGCAACTCCAGCACTACAAGTAAGGCCCGTCTCATTGTAGACATTCTTCCTGAGCTCCTCAGCCACCTTACAAAAGCacaacaaaagagaaaaagtcaATAATCAAACTAAAGCATCTATATTGATGAAAGGAAGTGAAACCAAATGGCCAAGAGACAGCAAGGACAGAGCGCTTGAAAATATCAAGACACGCACTAACATACCTCTGCACCAGTTATGCCTCTTTCTTGGCAGACATTTGTTATATCCAGGTATGCCTCATCCAAACTTGCACCCAAAAAGGTGGGATCATATTCATAGAAAACTAAGGTCAAGAGGTGAATTTATAGGGTCAGCAGATAAAGATGAATGGTGCATCAATGAATCAAAGCCATCTTAAGGCCACAGTACCAGACCTTTTCTTGTTAATTCACTATAATGGGTATATTTCTTGAAGTCAACAGGAACAAAAATCAATTGAGGACACAATTTACGTGCTATAAATCCAGGCATAGCAGCTCGTACACCAAATTTCCTTGCCTGTTACGAGAAAACTAAACTCATCAAACCAAAAATTCTGATCAAAAATAGAATTCATGGTCCCAGATCAAATTACTGCCTAAATGAAAATAGCACAGCCAATCAAACCTCGTAATTGGCTGTCGAGATCATAGACATGCTACCAACAGCCATGGGCTTGCCTTGTAGTGCGGGATTACATAATGTCTCAACAGCAGCATAAAAAGCATCCATATCTACATGCAGCCAAATCCTCGATAAATCACGATGCGCTTCCAGCTCTAAAATCTTCTTATCAGCAACCTGTACGTTGCCAAACACGCACATTCTTAGTAACATCCACCtcttcccccccccctcccccaatccaccaagccaaaaaaaaaaaaaaacactcttGATGCGTTTTTAGTTTGACCATGATCAAGAGTTAATTTAACTTTGTTTCTAAAAGTTCAATCTATTTACACGCTACCTTCTGATAGTGAGACAAATCAGCAGCAGTGAGCTTAGCGGAACGGGCGCGCATGTTTTCGATTTTCTGCATCATACAAGCCTCCTTTCTTTCCTCATTCTCAAAATATTTAGAACCTTTACTCATCTCGTAAACTATTCTCTGCACTCTTTCCTTATCCACCCCTTCCATACCTACAAATTTTAGCCCAAAATTCATGGCATGAGCACATTCACTACAAAATCAGTTGGGCACACATAGGTCCTTATATCATAAAATCCAcacttcaaaattcaaattgcaTAAGAGAAAAAACTTTCAGAATTTAGAATCTGAAGTACCAATTTTTAAACCTCacgaaaaatatatatatatttttttttaaaggagcAATTGATGTAACAATAAATTGGAACCTGCTTTGGCGTTAGTGTAGGCAGTGTGATAGGATTCCCATGGCTTAAGCTCAGAACAGCAGGCATCCGAGGCTGAGACCAGTGAGCTTTCGCTGCTCTTTGAGATTTCGGCcatttagagagagagagagagaatgagagACGAAAATTGGTGGGGAAGGAAAGGAAGGGGAATGGCCGAAGCCGcgaaaaaatgaacaaaacagTGAAGTTTTAATTTTATTGGAACGTTTGGGCCTGGGGCGTTGTCTCCCTGCCTTGTCGCTGTAGTTGGAAAAATTAGAAGTCCGCTCCAAAACTGAAACCCGTCATATGGTCCGTTTTATATCGGCCTCTCTTCTGCTTTTCGTTACGCATCTATGAAAAATTGGCAGCGCGATGCCGCGGTCTTTCTCTCCCTTTAGTATAAGCATTTACGACAATCAACCGTGTTAATGAATgggcttgtttggattgtaaatttttacatatatatatatatatatttttttttttttttttgtaaatggattttttaatcacttttttgtTTCATATATGAATTAATATTTCCtacactgacaatgtatacacCATCAGTATTGGATGAATAACAACTATTGTAAacttaaatatgaaatttaacttttatacacatgtcatgaatctaaTGAttatagtgtatacactgtcagtttATATAAGTGTTGGCATACACTGATTCAGTACAAAGATAGTACATCAAAACATTACAAGCTTACACTAATCTTTGACAACATTTTCACCGACTagatacataaatatatatatatatatatatatatatatatatgtgtgtgtgtgtgtgtgtgtgtgttacaTTCTCGAACTCGTGTGAATATTATAGGGTCAGCGGAAAAAGATGACCGGTGCATCAATGAATCAAAGCCATATTAAGGCCACAGTACCAGACCTTTTCTTGTTAGTTTCACTATTACGGTATTCCTTTAAGTCATCAGGAACATAAAAGGAACCCGCGTTGGCGTCAGTATAGAAAGCGTGATAGGATGCCCAATGGCTTAAGCTGAGAAGATCGGTCATCCGAGACTGAGACCTCTGAGCTTTTGGTTCTCTTCGAAATTTCGGCCATTTTACatagagagagacagagagaatCAGAAAATGAAAATTGGTTGGGAAGAGAAGGAAGGGGAAGGGCCAAAGGCGCGAAAAAACCAACAGAATTGAGAGGGTGTTAAATTTCGTAGAACATTTGGGCCTGTAGGAGTGTCTGAGCTTATTGTTGGTCTTGGTAGAACATTTGGAAGTCCATACCAGAAACTGAAGCCCATTGTGTGGCCCATTTTACATCCGCCTATTTTCGCTTTTCATTTTGGCTCACCAGTTCGTAAAGATGTACGCTGCATTAGATTCAATAGCCTGTCAGAAAAATTTACAGCGTGATAgtagcaatgtatatatattacACTATTTCTGAAGCTGCAATATTCCTGCCTTTCTAGCAAAGGGATTTGCAACAATCGATCGtgtaaaaaatttcaaactaCTATAACAGTTCTGCTCTTTACCTAAATCTGCATTTTGGTCAATCAATTACTACCTGTACAGTGGAAGACCCTGCTCTTTACTTATTTGTGATCCTTGtatgtgtaaaaaaaaaaaattttatttcaatGATGAAGTGTGCATGGATgataaggaaaaataaaacgaGCAAAAACTAAATTAAGAAGAACCATATGCCAACTTTACAAAGTTCCCACAAAAGAGCACGTTTTATCTGTAATAAAACTAGTGGTAAAATTAACTTAACATTTGCATTATTGTAAAAGAGCTAGAGCAAATGTATGTTTATCACCCGTAGTCCCAAGTAGATAAGAATTCTTCACGATGACTGTTATCTTCTTAATCAAAGATGAATCAGTATGCAGAAGCTCAAGGAACCCAAAAACATTTTACACCTAAAATATGACTGAGTATTCGTCCACGGTAAATTCTCGAAAATTGAGtttttaaaagaaattcatAAAGGATGGcagttttctaacctttttctCAAAAGGTGAAAAATGTATTTGCTGAACGCAAATGCAATGAAGTGTTGTTAGAGCCGGATCGAATCAATTGGTCCAACCATGAATTGACTTTTTTCTCGAATTGGTTAGTAGCACAAAAtcattttggtcaaaaatcattcaaaccaTAAAAAATTAGGCAATACTAACTTGATTCGATTGCTTGATCTGGTGTGCGACCCGGGTCGACCAACGGATTAGTCAGGGCAAAGCCCTGGATACCGTGGcaggcaaccaaaaaaaaaagaaaatgccaCCCACTTTGTGTAAACACTTAAATCACTTGCTTTCCTAAGTGATATCTATATTAAGAAGTTTTCATCCCTATCATCTTATCAATTTATCATCAATATTCTAACTTGCATTATAAAGCGATattcccaacaaaaaaaaatcgaattaggtatgatttgttttaatttagtttttcaagTAGTTTTAGAAAATGGACATATTGTAAACATAAATTCACATTTTCATGTATAATTTTTAggtatattttttatttaaagcgtaATATTTTTGGAACATTCTGTACGATTGACTGAATGTAACCAAGaacttaattttaatatttctaaaacttataaaaatgtaaaataattTTGACATCATGGTGACGTCAACAAATTTATGAGAACGATTTAACTGATTCGATGAGTTGAATCCTAATCCAATAATTTAGCCGATTCACTATCCGATCAGAGTTTAACAACTCGAAAACTCCTTCTAACAACCACCTGAATTTGCGAATTTACTCTGTTGGTCCACCATCACAACCCTAGAAGGAAAAATTACCGCTTCTCATAATCAGGTAGCTGCCCTTTGGAAACCTCGAACGTGCAAGCCCGTATACAGCATTCCCATGGCTGCCAATGATCGTAAACTAAATCTCTGAATGGGAATGTAAGAAACGTTGAGCATAAAAACTCCGTCTTATGACTCGACAAAGCTGGCTTATGCCACCTTTCAATTTAAATGTAGTTAGTAAATTTGTAAACGAAGCCGTTATATTAACtgcatcaaaagaaaaaatttgcacATCAGAATTCAATATGCATATGTGTGAGTCCAAGCTTTCCCTATTTCCCAACAGCCCAACTCCATGCCTAACTCCTTTCTTAATTCTCAATTATTAATGTAAAACAACGTAATAAGCTCCTTATGGAAAAAATCTGAACGCTTTTGTACCAGATTAAAAACACTTTGGTAATATATTAATTTCAATAGGAGATTCTCTTGACAATATAGTAAACTTTTTGACCTGTATAAAACTTTTCTGAACCTATATGTAGGTGGTTGTTAACCAAAATGGTAATCATGCATGCAGCTATCAAAGAAATATTGGGACCATTAATTCTAGGATATCCCACTAATCAAGTGATAACCATAAAATAAGCAGGATCATAAAATGATTCATGCAGCTATCAAAGAAATATTGGGACCATTAATTCTAGGATATCCCACTAATCAAGTGATAACCGTAAAATAACTGTTGTAAATAGGAAGCAGGATCATAAAATGATTCATTCTAGGCAAGTAATATTGAGGACCAATCTTTCCTCGTGCAATATTGCAATTTCCACGAACCAAATTGACGATTCAAAATAATGCTATTGGTAATCAATCTGGAGTAACTCTTTAAATTAAAGGACAAAGTTGAGCCTATATAGCAAACATGCTTGCAAGGTGAAGCGCATGTACAGGGAAATTAGAAACCTTCTATATATTGAGCATTTCCCATATATATGTACGTATAGATGTTTTACAACTGTGAAAGAAACTAAAGCATTAACTTTGTGTTATAATCCAGTCCTGGTACAAACAATAATATGTTTTTCAGATTACCGATATCTTCACTCACTGTATATAAATGATTATGTATTTTTCTGCCCACTTTAACTTTGTCTTGTAGCATCACACGCTAAAATCACCATGACGACTTTGAAGCTTTACAAGCATGTGCTCCTATGGCTGTTGTGTTATCTTGTTTCTTCAGGTTTGTTTCCATTGCACTTCCGTATTGAGAGCCTATACTTTCATTTAGAGAAAAGGagtgactagagaagggacgGGACATGCCCACCCTATGTATCCGAATGCTAATTTCCCTCATCTTGCTTAATAAATCCATCTAAAATCCTTATTAGAATTGGATATGCAGCAAGACTATTAGATGTAGTAATAGAACAAATTTCATAACTGACCTCTAAAAGGCTCAATTGATGCAGGAATTTCTTCTGTACTTCATATATAAACATTTGGTATCTCGAGTGACCATTAATTGCAAAATCCTCATCCTCAATTGAGTTCATATTAGATTCATCATCATTGGTAGCTGCTTTGAGGAGTTATCGTAGCTTTTTGTTTATTATATTTATcattgttgttattattatgtCCTAGTCCTAGTTGTCAAAAAAGGATCGCACACGGTAATGATCCACGGTTCTGAAAAATGGCAGCCGATAGAGCTTGTCTTGAACCCTGCTCTCTATCATCTCTGCACTATCAGACTCATAATCTGAATAGCCAAACTCATAGGATCTGAGCCAATATAAAGCATTAAAAGATTGAAAAAAGAGTCGAATCACTGTTGGAGGTCGTGCAGATTTTAGGTTGAAGTCTAGCCAGTAATGCTTTTaggttttgtgtgtgtgtgtgtgtgtaatctctctctctcccccccccccccccccccccctctttctTGGGTATGTTTTGCAGGGATTGAAGTTAATGGGCTCGATTATGATTACAGTTTCAGTTCAGAGGCAAGTTTTTGACTGTAGTTAATTATTGTGACTTGAGCGTTGTTTTTTGTACATGAATTGATTTCTCCGAATGTAAATCAATATATACTATCTTTGACAATGAACGCATCAATTTTCCAGTGTTTGACGAATCCCCTTGAACCTCAATATGGTGGCGGAATTGTTCTAAACCCGGACATAAGTGAAGGTTTAAACGGCTGGTCCAAGTTTGGAGATGCAAAATTAGAACTAAGGATTTCAAAAGATGGCAACAAGTTCATTGCTGCTTCTGATCGAAATGCATTGCACGACAGTCCATCGCAGACCTTTTTCTTGAGAAAGGGAACTTTCTACGTTATTTCCGGTAATTTATTCTAATAAATTCGTGCGATGAGGATGATTAATTCTTATCCCATTTCCAATTAACTCGTATTTGTCCCATATGATTCTATTAGCATAATCCGTTCATCTATTGCAGCTTGGTTACGGATTAGCGAGGGAAACTCTCCAATAACAGCAGCATTCAAAACATCTACCGGCATTAAAAATGCTGGCACAGTTTTTGCGCGATCTGGCTGTTGGTCTATGCTTAAGGGCGGTCTAGTTGTGAATGCCTCTGGCCCTGCCCAACTCCATTTTCGTGtatgtcttttcttttttttttttggtcatatGCTCATagttatatatgaaaaaaatgttaggggttcaaaatttttagattaagtttttatattaaatttcatagtacttagttcaaatttttatattcttattattcaattattaaataatatgtaattttgcgacatagagtATGGATGgagaaaaaattgataattaggcttattgagcattataagtaaatatttaaaactaatgatgggtgcaaaAAGCGGTATatattgataacttagtttgcaaaaatgaatttaaatgagtttacaaaaagttaaaataaatgggttataaatgggtaattgggttacccaattcattttttaacttactcatttatacccatctaattaaatgagtataaatgggttgactcacttatacctatTACCCATTTTATCCAATTCGAACtcgcccaagtcacccattttgacacctctactcATAGTTATCAATTCTTGTAATTAACTTCTATCTTTTTACGATTGGACAATTAATTATATTTTGTGCCGTCCATACACAAAAGGTTCGGCAAATATAAATTACGGGTCTAATTCGCACTATTTGGTTTTCTTGCTGCGGGTTATCCAGAGTGAAAATGCAACCGTTGAGCTGTGGGTGGATAGCATTTCATTGCAACCATTCAGCGAAGATGAATGGAAAGCTCACCAAGATCAAACCATTGAGAAGGTAAACCAACTAAATTTGGTTCACACAAATTTAAAGTTCAAATTGTCGAAAGGTCGCATGTCATAAAATGTATATATAACTTCATCATGTTGCGCGAGCAATTAATTAATATTTAGTGTGCATTTGaatgtttaatttttgttaagaaatgacaaaattaacATCACTTAAAATGGTGTAATTTTTTTACACTTCCGAACTGTAAATAATGTAGACAAAGTTTGAGTATCGAAATCTTCTGAATCAACGAGAATTTTAGCTCATTAAAAGTCAGTTTCTTGGGACATGAATAGGGTTTGTTCTTTAAAATGTACAGGTATTCTCTGCTGCCGTGTGTAAGCTTTATTTCCTAATCAATAAAAATTCATTCGTTTTacctcaaaaaagaaaaagtcagtGCTCATATATCCATCCCTAGAGCCTACATACCACATGAGAAACATGGAGaattaaaatgagaaaaaatgatTGTCGGGATTATGCCATCAATACATGACCATTtcaagtttattttatttaactcTTTCAACGTGCAGGTACGCAAGAGCAAGGTGATATTCCGGGCAGTGGATCCTCAAGGTCGGCcattagccaatgcaagcataTCCATACGACAGCTGATAGGCAACTTTCCATTTGGTTGCGCGATTAACAAGAACATCCTGCCCAATCCAGCATACAAAAGTTGGTTTACGTCGAGATTTAGGTTAACAGtgtttgaaaatgaaatgaagtgGTACAGCACTGAAACGTCTCCTGGTAAAGAAGACTACTCAGTCGCTGATACCCTGCTACGGTTTGCCACGATGAACGGGGCTGTAGTCCGTGGCCACAATGTTTTGTGGGACGATCCTCAGTATAATCCATCATGGGTTCAAGCCCTTTCCCCAGGTGATCTAGAAGCAGTGGCCACTAAAAGAGTAAATTCTATAGTCACAAGATACAAGGGACAGCTCGTTCACTGGGACGTGGTTAATGAAAATATACACCACAATTTCTTTGAGAGTAAGCTGGGGGAAACTGCATCATCTGTGTTTTATGGACAGGCTAATCAGATTGATGGAAAGGCAATTCCCTTCTTAAATGACTACAATACAATTGAGAAGAAAGATGACCAAACATCGAGTCCTCCAAAGTATCTggcaaaaattaaagaaattcgGTCACAGGGTTACCAGGGACCGCTTGGAATTGGACTCGAGGGACACTTCGGTGCTCCGGACCTAGCTTATGTAAGGACTTCAATTGATTTGCTTGCTTccacaaaattacctatttgGGTTACGGAATTGGATGTCTCTAGCCAGCCCAATCAGGTAAAGTTTATAGTCTTTcttatctgtttttttttttttccggccAATTTGGTTGGATGGTGAACATGCATTCAGCAAGAAGCGTTGAAGAGATAAGCCTCGCGTACTGAGACAATGTCAGAATAATGAAATTGTGTGCATATATCTACTGACGTATTCGGCGATAGAACCATGTCATCTAAGTCTTTtcatttcatcaaattctttaTTACACATCTTAAACTGATAGAGGTAAATTTAGTCAGAGTGCACATGACATGATTTCTCTTAACTTGAGACAGGACTTCTCTTAATTACTTAGTATTATTTGGGGCAGGCCACGTACTTGGATCAAATAATAAGGGAGGTTCGGGGACATCCAGCCATTCAAGGGCTACTAATCTGGGCTGCATGGTCTCCTCAGGGATGTTATCGAATGTGTTTGACGGACAATAACTTCAGAAACCTTCCAACAGGGGACGTTGTTGACAAGATCATCAAGGAATTGAAGCATGAGGATTTGATAGGCACTACAGACGATGAGGGCCATTTTGAGACTTCACTTTATCATGGAGATTATGAAGCTATAATAAGTCATCCAGCTATGCCGAGTTCATCCTCCTCAGTGGGAATGAAATTTAATGTGGCTCCAACAACAAACCAGGCAACTTTGGATGTCAAGTTCTCCTCCATCAGCTTTTCTTGAATTAAGAAATTCACGCTGAACTAGTGACTTGTTCGCCAAGGTTAAAGCAATACATTTATGTAGGGAGAAATTTTGAACAATAGTGGATGATTATCTTCTAATCTGTCGAAGAATTAATTCGCGCGCCGAACCCTACGGTATCAGGctaattttattaatcatctgCAAAAGAAAGCCATAATACCTTCATCTGGTTAACATTAATATTTCCTATCAATTATGTAATGCATTGTTTAAGTGCTACATGCATGCAGGAAAAAGGAACGCGCTACGTCACGTTCATGCAAAAGAAAGTCGAGAAACAAGTGCCATCAGATTTCGGAAATACATTTGGTTCTTAAAACTATTACAGTGTCCACGGCGCGTCAGTAGTCCAACGGTCAGGATAATTGCCTTCCAAGCAATAGATCCGGGTTCGACTCCCGGCTGACGCAGCTCATGTCACGATGTCTTGCTTCATGCACACGAAAGTGTTTTTTCGAAGACGAGCTAAGACTGCTCCATGCACTGGAAAATATTAGAAAATTTGTTTTTCAATTATATCATTACTCCATGcacatgaaaatattttttgaagacGAGCTAAGACTAGTAATGAATTGCATAGAATATCTTCTTCTTGGTCTTATACTTCTACCGGCAAGAAAGCATGATACAGCAGCCGTGACGAGCTAAGGCAAGTAACGAATTGCAggatatcttcttcttcttcttcttcgtcttCTACTTCTCCCGGCAAGAAAGCATGATACAGCAGCCGACATCAGGGACATGGCCACCCAACTAAAGTCATCAAAAATAGCTGCAAAACGCATTTCTTGAAGTTGCCATATAGTTGAAATGCAGAAACTCACCCCATCAAGAATCGCCGTCAAATAACCCATGAATTTTATTGATTTACTGCCCACCCACAGTAAACTTGTGGCTATCTAACATTAATTAATTGGACTGCATTAGGCTCACAGTAGAATCAATGGATACAAGTAGTAGAATCAGTGGATACAAGTACTTGGACGAGGAAATAGCGCAACTCTTTCAGGAGAAGCTgacgtatatatatatagcaatcTGGAGAGAAGTTGTTTTAGCATTCGATCATATCATTCGTCTGTTTGAGCACACAACGAAACCTGCGAAGTTGTGATGCTTCCGGGAAGCATCCTGTTTTGGCGCAGAGTGAAGGAAGGTTCCCTGGGCGCCCACGGACACTGAAGCTTGCCAAAGGACGTCTTTCGGCTTTACTCTAAGGTTTTCTGTTgggaaaatttcacaaactaaATATCATCATTCGGTATTCTTAGACTCTGAAAAATAGGCCAAAAAAAAACTTGGGTGAACCCGGTTTGTGGGCCCACCCCTAGACCGTGTGGTGGAAATCTGCCGCATTCTCACCCgtaggccttttttttttttctcgtcaTTTTGAAACACTTACCACCACTGAGAAAAATTCAATTGCAACAATTTTCCAAGTTAGGGGTCCTTCCAGCTTTGTTCACTCCATCTCACCCCCGTTTTTGGGATCTGCAAACACaatctctatttttcttttctttttaatttttgcttaTATTCAGCTTGTAATATTTGGTTAGATTTTGCGAGACTTAGGAGAAGAATATGGAGGAACAGGAGGACGG containing:
- the LOC113728684 gene encoding endo-1,4-beta-xylanase 5 is translated as MLKGGLVVNASGPAQLHFRSENATVELWVDSISLQPFSEDEWKAHQDQTIEKVRKSKVIFRAVDPQGRPLANASISIRQLIGNFPFGCAINKNILPNPAYKSWFTSRFRLTVFENEMKWYSTETSPGKEDYSVADTLLRFATMNGAVVRGHNVLWDDPQYNPSWVQALSPGDLEAVATKRVNSIVTRYKGQLVHWDVVNENIHHNFFESKLGETASSVFYGQANQIDGKAIPFLNDYNTIEKKDDQTSSPPKYLAKIKEIRSQGYQGPLGIGLEGHFGAPDLAYVRTSIDLLASTKLPIWVTELDVSSQPNQATYLDQIIREVRGHPAIQGLLIWAAWSPQGCYRMCLTDNNFRNLPTGDVVDKIIKELKHEDLIGTTDDEGHFETSLYHGDYEAIISHPAMPSSSSSVGMKFNVAPTTNQATLDVKFSSISFS